CGGCTGGGGCTGGTGCCCGTCTGCGGCGACCTTTTTGGCGACGCCGACCTGCCCGACGTCAGCGTCGGGCAGGTCGCGCGGTCGTTTCCCCGCGACCTGGTCCGTATCGCGGATCAGGCGCCGGCCGGTCCCTGGATGTACACAGGTGGTCTGGAAAACCATCCGCGCGTCGTCGCCAGAATCTCGCGGCGGCGCGAGCTGCTGGGCAATTCGCCGGCCAACCTGCGCAAGCTACGCGATCCGTTCACGTTGGGCCGCGTGCTCGATGACGCCGGTTTCCTTTTTCCTGAATGTCGCGATTCGAGCGACGGGCTGCCGCGCGACGGCCGTTGGTTGCGAAAGCACCGGCGGTCGAGCGGAGGTCTGCGCGTCGAGCGATGGTCGGGCGAGCGCGGGTCGTCCGAGGCACGCGGCTCCTATTATCAGCGCTACCTCGACGGCCTGCCGCTGGGGGCGGCGTATATAGCCGCGGCCGGGCGATCGCGCCTTCTCGGCGTCAGCGAGCAGGTCGTGGCCGGCACTCCGCAAGCGCCGTTTCGCTATGGCGGGTCGATTGCGCCCATCAAGCTGCCGCCACAGCAGCACGAATATCTGTCGGCACTCGGCGAGGTGCTGGCTCGTCAATTCGACTTGCGGGGTCTGTTCGGCGTCGATCTGATTGCGGCGGCCGACTGTCTTTGGGCCATCGAAGTCAACCCGCGCTACACCGCTTCGGTCGAACTGTTCGAGCGAGCATATTCGTTCAATGCCATTGAACTGCACCTCGCCGCGTGCCGCGATGGTCGGCTGCCGGATCTACAGACGAAGCCGCACGCGCGATGTTACGGCAAGTCGATTCTCTACGCCGACCGTCCGCAACGTGTGACGAATACACTCACATCCGCACTGTGTGGCCTCAACGCATCGGGCATGTGGCCGACAGTGGCCGACATTCCGCGTGCCGGGACGGAGATCACGACGGGTCAACCGGTGGTCACCGTGTTTGCCGAAGCCGCGGACCGGTCGACGTTGGGAGTCGCGCTACACCGCAGGATGGAGGACGTTCGATTCCTACTCGGCGCGTGAGGGTTCGGCATCAGGTTTCAGACGCCTGGCGCCTGATGCCCGACGCCTCAATTCGCGGGCGTGTTTTGTTCGTTTCCGGGCGGCTTGGCGCGCAACGCCAGGTGCGGTTGCGGCCGCGGATGGGGTGCGTCGAAAAGACGCCGCAAGATCAGCCGGCCGACGAGGCGCGGTCGGGCATGGCTCGTACGCATGGTCATGTTGGCACCTTTGCTCTCTGTCTCTCCCTCGCTCCCTCTCCCTTTCTTCCCTCGCCGACCGTCGGCCTCGCACGCCGCCGCCCTCAGGACTGTGGCGGCGGCCGCGCGAGTGCCAAACGCAGGACGACGACCGACCGCTTACAGGGCCGGTTGCACGGTCGTCATCGGACCGGGCAATCCGCTCTCCATGCTCGGAGCGCCCATGCACGGATCGGTATAGGTGCTCGCGGCAGGATAAGCCTCCGTGGCCGGATAGCCGGTCGCGCCAGTCGCGCACGGATTGCACTGCGCGCCGCGATTGAACCAGCGCCAGCAGCCGGCGGTGCTCGCCGTCAGCAGCGCCAAGGCCGTCAAAATCAAGAGCCTCTTCATGGCTTGTCTTCCCTTTCAGAAAAATCGGAACTGCCGGGCGAGGCTGTGGGGTCAAGCAACTCTACAACACGCCGCACGATGTGCAAACGCAACGCACGGATTTTTTTCACCGAGCGTTGCCGTTTGCCATCACGCCCCGGTTTTAGCGGGTACATTTCAATAGCCCGGCGGTTCTCCGGCCGGGCGGCAACCGACGAAGGCATGAATTGGCAACTTCGATGCGGCAGCGTTTCGCTTTGATCCTGATGCTCCAGTTCGCGGCCTGGGCGGTGCTTGGCGGCCGCGCCGCCGCCGTCGAGCGCGCGGCCGACCCACGGAGCGCGGAGACGCCTTCGCAACAAGGCTCTCTAGGGAACGCCCTCCGTGGCGTTCCGCCCTCTGTAGGGAACGCCCTCCGTGGCGTTCCGCGGCCAACCGAGGGATTTTCCCTTGTTTTGCCCCGGAACGCCACGGAGGGCGTTCCCTACACAGCCAGCGACGTTACTCGCGCGGATAGTTATCCGCAGACCGCCGCACCAATGGTCCCCAGCCAGCTCTGGCTGGTCAGCACCCGTTCGTTGCCCCACGGGCCGCCCGGCTCCTCGCGCCGCGCGGTGCCTGAGGTCAGCCGATATGAGCAAGACGTCTGGCAGCCGTCGTCGCTCGACGATCTCATGGCCGCGCGCGATCCGCGGCTGACCACCGTCGTGCTGGTCCACGGCAACGACACCGACGACGACCAGGCGCGCAGCAAAGGACTGGGGGTGTATCCCTCGCTGGTCGAACGGGCCGACCAACCCTTTCGCTTGATCATCTGGTCGTGGCCGGCCGATTACGTCCGCGGCAGTATGCGGCAGGACGTTCGCGTCAAAGCCGAACGGGCCGATTTCGATGCCTTTTATCTGGCGCAGTTCATCGACGAGCTCAACGGCAGCGACCCGGTCAGCCTCGTGGGCTATAGCCTGGGGGCGCGCGTGACTACCGGCGCCTTGCACCTGCTGGGCGGCGGCCCGTTGGCGGGAAGAAGCATGGCTGCCGAGCGCCGCGCGGGTCGGCCTCCCCTCCGCGCGGTGTTGATGGCCGCCGCCGTCGACGAAGACTGGCTGTTGCCCGGTCGCCGGCAGGGCCACGCCCTGGACGTCGTCGAGCGCATGGTGTTGCTGGTCAACCCGCGAGACCGCGTGTTGCGCTGGTATCGCTTCCTTTCTCCCGGCCGCGGGGCCGCCGCGCTCGGCTCGCGGGGATTTACGTCGTTGGCCACGTTGGGCGCGCTGCGTCAAAAAATCGAGCAGATCAACGTCAATCCGATGATCGGCGGCCAGCACGGCTGGGCAAGCTATGCCAGCTCGCCGGAGATTCTGGAACAACTGAAACGCGAGGTGATGATCGGCACCGTGCGGCGGAAGGAGCTGTTGGGCGGGCAGGTGGAAAGCCGGCGGTAGGGAAATCGCGAACGGCACAATGCCTGACGCGATCAAAGAAAACCAATCGTCTCGCTCCTACAATCCAGGACTGACCACCGCGGTGATCATGTTTCTACCCGCTGGGGCCTTTGCCATTCTTGAACTGTAAGTGACCGGCGAGGTTGGCTGGCGTTACCACGTGCTCGGACTACTGACGGCGATTGCGGGCCATGTGGCAATTGTCGGCTACTGTTTGCGCCGTACCAACCCGATGCGCCAGCCAGGAACGTGAAAAAGAGGGCAATACTTCGCTTGCGATTCGCGCATAGGGAAATCGGAACGGATTCAGCGAAGCTTTACGGCCCGCGAGACGTGAATCCCCGAGACCCGCGCTCCCTTCCGCGTTTCCCGTTTACCGTCTACCATTGAGTCATGGGAGTCGCTCAAGTCGTCATCGTCGGCCGCCCGAATGTGGGCAAATCGAGCCTGTTCAACTGGATCATCAACCGGCGCGTCGCCATTGTCGACGACCAGGCGGGCGTGACACGCGATCGTTTGACCCAACTGATGTGCGTCGGCGATCGCTACTTCGAGCTGGTCGATACCGGCGGCATCGGCATCGAAGATGTCGACAACCTGACCAGCCACATCGAAGAGCAGATCGAAACGGCGATTGAGTCGGCCAATATCATCCTGTTTGTGGTCGATACGCGCGACGGCCTGGTGCCGCTCGACGAGGACGTCGCCAAGCGGCTCCGCTACACCAAGGTGCCGGTGATCTGCGTGGCCAACAAGACCGACGCGGAACCGCTCGACGCCCAGGCCAATGAGTTCTATCGGCTGGGCCGGGGCAAGCTGGTCCGCGTCAGCACCCAGCAAAACCGCGGCAAGCAGGAGCTGCTCGATGAAATCTTCGAGCGTTTGCCCGACGAGACGGCCGAGGGACCGCCCCCGGAACCGATGATGAAAGTGGCCATCGTCGGCCGCCGCAACACGGGCAAGAGCACGTTCGTGAACACGCTGGCCCAGGCCGAGCGGATGATCGTCAGCGAGGTGCCGGGCACCACGCGCGACAGCGTCGACGTGCGGTTCGAGCTCGACGGCAAGGCGTTCATGGCCATCGACACGCCGGGCCTGCGCCGCCGCAAGAGCATCTCGACCGACATCGACTTTTACAGCACGCACCGGGCCGAGCGGAGCATTCGCCGGGCCGACGTGGTGTTGCTGTTCCTCGACGCCACCGAGCGAATCAGCAAGGTCGACAAGCAGCTTTGCGGCTACATCGCCGAACAATACAAACCGTGCATCTTCGTAGTCAACAAGTGGGACATGATGGCGGCCAGCCTGCCGACGGAAAAATGGGTCCACTACCTCCGCGACACCTTTCGCACCATGCGCTACGCGCCGATCGCTTTTGTCACCGGCAAGACCGGCAAGAACGTCAAGGCGTTGTTGAATCACGGCCAGATGCTGTTCAAGCAGGCCCGCACGCGGGTGAGCACCTCCGACCTGAACCGCCTGCTGAAAGCGGCGATCGAGAACAATCCGCCGCCCTTGTATCGCAACCGCCAGCCCAAGATCTATTATACCACGCAGGTGGGCGAGGAACCGCCCACGGTAGTGCTGTTTTGCAATCAGCCGCAAGCCATCAGCGAGAACTACCGCCGTTACCTGCTGGGCGTTTTCCGCGACAATCTGCCGTATGCCGAGGTGCCGATCAAGCTCTATTTGCGGAAGCGCGAGAGCGCCGAGCCAGCGGAGGCTGTGGAAGGAGAGAGGCAGCCGGCGGCAAAATAGGTCGGTGGCTGGGGCAGAAGCTGGCCGGGGTGCGGTCGTGCAATCCGTAAGACGCCGTCGGCCAGCGATGCCCCGGTGGTGCTGCTACCGGGGCATCGCTTGGCCGCAGGGCTTGTTGGCAAATCCAGCCCCACCCGGCCAAGCTCTGCCCCAGCCACCACCAATCCAGAATCCAAAATCCAAAATGATCGTCGGCGTTCCCAAAGAGATCAAACGCGATGAATACCGCGTCGCCATTCTGCCGGTCGGCGTCGAAGAGCTGACGCGGGCCGGGCACACCGTGCTGGTGCAATCCGGGGCGGGACTCGGTTCGGGGATTCCGGACGAGCGCTACGCCGAGCAGGGTGCCAGGCTCGTCGATCGGGCGGACGAGATCTTCGCTCAGGCCGAGTTGATCATGAAGGTCAAGGAGCCGTTGCCGGCCGAATGGCCCCTGCTGCGTAGAGGGCAGACCGTGTTCACCTATTTCCATTTTGCCGCCGACCGCGAGCTGACCGAGGCGGTGCTGGCATCGGGAGCGACGGCCGTGGCTTATGAAACGCTGCGCGACGATCGGGGCCGGCTGCCGCTGTTGACGCCGATGAGCGAGGTCGCCGGTCGCATGAGCATTCAAGAGGGGGCAAAGTATCTGGAGCGGCCGCAAATGGGGCGCGGCATTCTGTTGGGCGGCGTGCCCGGCGTGGCGCCGGCCCACATTACGGTTCTGGGTGGCGGCGTGGTGGGGGCCAACGCGGCCAAAGTGGCGGCCGGATTCGGGGCCAGCGTGGGCCTGCTCGACATCAACATGGACCGGCTGCGGTATCTCGACGACGTCATGCCGCCCAACGTCGATTGCCTGTTCAGCGACCGGCACACGATCCGCGAGCAGCTCAAGCGGGCCGACCTGGTGATCGGCGCCGTGCTGATTCCCGGCGCCAAAGCGCCCCGCCTGATCGACTACGACGACCTGAAACTGATGCAGCCGGGCAGCGTGATCATCGACGTGGCGATCGACCAGGGCGGTTGCGTGGCCACCAGCCGGCCGACGACGCACAGCGAGCCGACGTTCATCGTCGAGCAGGTGCTGCATTATTGCGTCACCAACATGCCCGGCGCCGTTGGCCGCACGAGCACCTACGCCTTGTGCAATGTGACCTTGCCGTGGGCCATGCAGATTGCCCGGCGGGGCATCGAAGCGGCCGCGCGGGCGCTGCCTCCCATCGCCAGCGCCGTCAACATTATGGACGGCGAAGTCACCAACGAAGCCGTCGCCGCCAGCTTCGCGTTTCCCTTCCGCCCGCGCTTCGCGGAAGCGTGAGCTATTCGATCGTTCTACGTCGCGCGGCCCGACCCAGGCTGGTCACCTCGCGGAGCGCCGCCCGTCATCGTACTCGGAACTCGGCGAAGGAGTCGGGTCACACGACCACCGCCAGATGGTCGAACTTAACCGTTTCACAGGAGCGACTGGAGCCTTTCAATGGCCTTCCGTTCTTCGCGGCGACGCTTGCTGCGCCGGCGCTTGCGGGAGGTGGTGGCTTTTGCGGCCGCCTCGCCTTTTGGAAGGCTGCCAACCCCGTCGAAGGCCGCAACGCTTGGCGCCGCGTCACGCCGCAGCTCCACCTCCAACACGGCGGAATTTGGAAGGCTGCCAGCCGTTTCGAAGGCTGCCATCCGCGGCGCCGCCGCGCCGTCCGAAACAGTTTGTTCCGCCACGCCCGAATCAGGAAGGCTGCCAACCGTTTCGAAGGCTGCCACGGTTTGCGACGATTCGTAACGCCGGAAGTAGCCGAGCAGTTTTTGGCTAGTTGAAAGCATCGTGATAGTTGCGCGAGCATGATCGAGCACAACAGTAGATGAGATTGTCGTCGCTGTCGTCACCGCCGGCGCACACGCGGTGGTAATGATCGACCGACAATGCGCCGGCCGAATCCGTCTCCGAGACGCCGCAGTAGCCGCACAAATGCGAGAATCTCGCCCTGACCTGCCGGTGTCGCTCGTGGGCCACGCGGCTTCATTCCTTGACGCCAAGCAACTGGCGCGTCCGTTCACTCAAGGCGGCTTCCGTTGCCGAAATCTCGGACTCAAGCTCGTCTCGGCGGGCGCGTAGCGCAGCTTCTTGCTGTTCGAGCTCCGCGATCGCGCGCTTGGCCGCCCCGAGCGCGGGCAACTCAGTGGGGGCGCACTCGGTGTCTTGAAGCCGTCGGAGCCAGTCCGCGTAAAACTGCCGATCGGCGTCAGACAGCGATTGCCCGCGAGTTGCTTTCAAATGCAACGGCCACCAACGGTCGTAATCGTGCTGATTCATAGCTGTCACTCCTCCGGCCATTTTACACCCCGGCGGCACCAACATCAATTTGCGCGGTTCAAGTCTATGGGTTCGCCAATGCGAGCCGCCGAGCCAAAGCAAAACCCGCCTCATTCTTAAGTGCAGAAAGGCCTGTCGATCTTCCGTAGCAGCTCCACGTCTTCAATCCGTCGAACCTCCGGAGGTCACGCGATGATCTCTTCCATCGGCTCGCCGTAATCGATCTCCAGCCGCTTGTGGCCCGGCACTTCCAGCCGCCGGGCGTCGAGACCGAGCTGCCGCATCAGCGTGGCGTGAACGTCGGTCACATAGTGCGGATGCTCGACGGCGTGGAATCCGATCTCGTCGGTCGCCCCGTGAACGACGCCCCCCTTCAGCCCGCCGCCCGCCATCAACACCGAAAATCCATAGGGATGATGATCGCGTCCGTTGCCGCCCTGCGAGCCGGGCGTGCGGCCAAACTCGGTGGCGAACACCACGATCGTCTCCTGCAGCATGCCCCGCTGCTTCAGGTCGGCCAGCAGCCCGGCGAGCGGCAGGTCGACCTGCGCCGCCAGGCCGGCGTGATTGGCCCGCAGGTTCGAGTGCGCGTCCCAGGCGCCCGCGGCGCCGTCGCCGTGCATGATCTGAATGAACCGCACGCCCCGCTCCACCAGCCGCCGCGACGCCAAAAGCTGCATGCCGAAGGGCCGCGTCGTCGGGTTGTCGAGGCCGTACGTTTTCTGCGTGGCCGCCGTCTCGCCGTCGAAGCGGATCACTTCGGGCACGGCCTGCTGCATGCGAAACGCCAGCTCGTAGCTTTTGAGCCTTGCCCGCAGCGATTCGTCGTCGGGATTTTTTTTGGCGGTGCTGCGATCGAGCCGGCCGATCAGGTCGAACTCCAACTCCTGTTCTTCGGGCGACAGGTCGAGTTGCGGCTTGGCGAAGGGGAGCGGGTTGGCCGGATCGACCGCCAGCGGCACCGCGTCGTAGGCGGGGCCGAGATAGTGCGCGTCGCGCGTGTCGAAGAACCGCGGCCCCATCGAAATGAACTGCGGCAGGTTCTCGTCGAGCGTGCCCAGGCCGTAGTTGATCCAGGCGCCGATGGTCGGAAAAAAGCCGTCGAGCATGTGCCGGCCGGAGTGAAACTGCACCTGCGCGCCGTGGTTGTCGTCGGTGGTCCACATCGAGCGGACGACGGCCAGGTCGTCGATGACGCCGCCGAGGCTCGGGAACCAGTCGCTCACCTCGATGCCGCTTTGACCGTGCTTCTTGAAGCCGACTTGCAGTGGATAGAGCACTTTTCGCTGCTGGCCGTTGGCGTCGTTCACCACGACCACGCGGACCTTCTTGAGCCGTTCCGGGTTTTGCACGCCGGCAAACGGCGTTTCGTCGATCGACTTGCCGGCGTACTGGTTGAGCGCCGGCTTCGGATCGAAGCTTTCCAGGTGGCTGACGCCGCCGCGCATGAAGAGCCAGATCACGCTCTTGGCCTTGGGCGGAAAGTGCGGCCGGCCATCGGGCCGCTGAAAGCCTTCGGCACCCTGCCCGTCACGGGCCAACAGCGCGGCCAGCGCGATGCCGGAGATTCCCCGCGCACCGTCAAAGAGGAACGATCGTCGCGACTGGCAGTGACATTGCGGGTGTTGGGGGAGCAGGTTCATGGCGATCAAGTTGAGTCCGGCAGTCATCCCAGCCCCGGCTACGGGGTCCCGCCATTTTTTCTGGAATCCTTCTTTTTCGATTTGCGCGGTTGCTTCACACCCTTCCGAGGCATGAAGTTTTCCAAAATTCGTCGTGCGGAATGCCGCGGCCCTCTCGAATGGATTTTCGAGACTTGTCGAGAATCGCTTGCAGGCGTGGCGAGTACGCCATCAAGAGTCGCTCGATCTCATCCTCATCATCGATGGCAACGAGAACGGCAACTGGCCTGCCGTCCCGCGTCACGACAATCGGCCCGGTTTCACTGGCCTCTACAAATGCATTGAACTGTGATCCTACTTCAGTGACTGACGCAATCTTCATAGCTCGATTTCCTTGCCGCCGATCAGCAGGCGTTCTCTAACTTTCTCCCCGGTAGCCAGGACGTGAACCGATCGGTCTTCTTCATCGACGTCGAGCATAGCTTAAGGCAAAAGGCGGCTTTGCCATATTCCTTTGATTCTGGCGAAGTAGTGCATGGCGTCAAGGCGTGGCAGCAGCATGCGTGTCTCCGGCTTCATGATAACTGCAACCCGGTAGCTCCGACACTCTGTGGCGGAGGTCGACGGTCGCCTTGCGACCGCAGTTTCCCGTCACGGAGTGCCGGGGTTGCTTGGCACGTCGCGCATTGTTGCGAGCGGCAGAGACGTTCGGTAACATGGTGACATGCACATGGATCAGCCGATCATCACCTCATCGCCCGATATTCTGAGCGGGGCGCCGGTGTTTGCCGGAACGCGCGTTCCGGTGCATACGCTCGTGGAGTACTTGGCTGCCGGCGACTCGATCGACGATTTTCTGGATGGCTTTCCATCCGTCTCGCGCGATCAAGTCATCGCATTCTTGAGCCGAGCTGAAGATCTCGTCTGCGGTCCGCGAAGTTGAACGTGCTCCTTGACGAATGTGTCGATGCCCGCCGTGCGCGCGAGATCGTCGGCCATCACGTTCAGACGGTGCCCCAAGTCGGTTGGGCGGGACTTAACGACGGCGAGATTCTCAAGAATGCCGAGAGACGATTCGACGCGCTCGTGACGACCGATGCCAACCTTGAGTTCCAACAGAACCTGGCGAGTTTCAATCTCGCTGTAATCGTGCTTCGTGCGGCAACAAACCGGCTAGCGGACTTGAAACCGTTGGTTCCCGAGTTGCTCTCGGTGCTGCCCACGGCCCCGAAGCGTCAAGCGACCTACGTTCGCGCGTAAACCCTAAGCCGTCATCGGATTGTCACAAAGTCGTTGTGGTTCAGCAACGCATGAACCAAATCTTCGCGAGCGCGCGCTTCGGGCAGCGGGTGATTCTGGGTCGTCAATAACTGCTTGATCCGCGACAAAGATTCTAAACAGGCGGCGCGCTCCTCACCGTCGGGCAAACGGCAAAGAACTGTCTCGAACGCCGCGTCGACGAACAGGGCGTCATCGACCGGGCCAAGTTCCAGGTTCAGCCGCCCGGCGAGTTGCCGGGCCATGGCCAGCGTCAAGCGGCTGTTGGCCATGGTCAGCGCCTGCTGCGGCACAATGCTCTCGGTGCGGCGATAACAGCGGAAAATATCGGCGTCGTCGAACATCGACAGGAACTCATGGCGGTGGTCGCGCGAGTGCGTGAAGTACAGGCTGCGGCGAAAAACGGTCACGTCTTGCTTGGGGTCGAGGGTCGGGCCGCCCATCGCCGGATCGAGCGCGCCGGCAAGCTGCAACAGACTATCTCGAACGACCTGCGACTCCATCCGCATCGGCCGCCGTCGCCAAAAAAAGGCGTTGTCGGGGTCGCTTTTGACCGTGGCTTCCTCCGCGCCGGCAATCGACGTGCTCAGCCGGTAGGCTCGCGACGTCACCATCAGACGGTGCAGGTGCTTCATGCTCCAACCGGCGTCCATCAGCTCCACCGCCAGCCAGTCGAGCAGGTCGATGAGCGGCGGCCGCGGCGCGCGGCGGCCAAAGTCTTCGACCGACTCGACCAGCGGCTGCCCGAAGTGACGCATCCAGATTTGGTTCACCGCCACGCGGGCCGTGAGCGGGTTGTCGCGACGGGCGATCCATCGGGCAAGCGCCGTGCGCCGGCCGGTGCTGGCGTGGGGATAAGGCGCATCGCGGGAGTCGGCCTTTTCATCCGGCCCTTCCAAGGCCTTGAGCGAAGCACGGATCGGGATGTACTTGTCGCCCGGCTGTGCAACCGCCGCCTCAGCTTTGGCGAGCGCCTCACGGGCGGCATGGAGCTGCTTTTCTACTTCGGGCCGGGCCTTGTCGTCGGCCGCAGCCAGTCTCTGCTCGGCCAATGCGAGCTGCTCGGCCGTTTTGGCCAGTTCATATCGCCGGCTGGCCAGCGCGGCGGCGGTCACGAGTTTCATGATCTCGTCGCCCGGCATGTCGCGAGACTGAGCCACCGCGGCGGCATGGGCGGCGCGCAATTGATCCGGCCGCAACTCGGCAGCCAAGAGCGTTTTTTCCGCAACGGCCGCCGCGAGTCGGGCGGCCGCGGTCGTCAGTGGTTGGTCACTGCCGGAAGCCGGGACGAGCGGCGATTGCTCGGCGTCGCGTTGTTCGGCCGCCGCCAAATCGTCGCGGGCCTTGGCCAGCGCGGCCCGCTTCAGGTCGATCTCCCGATCGGTGGCCCGTAATTGATCGTCGAGCACAAACGGCTGCACCGCGGGACTGAACGACTCCGGCGGCAAATCAATCGGCGAAACCGCGAACTCGCCGGCCAGCGCCGCAGGCGCGCCCGGATCGATCGAACGGCTCTTATCGGGATCTTTTTCATTGCCGCGGCGGTGCAGCCAGGTCGTCGCGTCGAGATGGGCGTCGAACGCTCGCGGCAGGCCGTCGCGCTCCAAATCGACCTCGCCGGGGCAAACATCGAGCCGCACCTGGTGTGGTTCGAAGACCGCCCGCAGGCGATAGTAGTCGAGCTGCGAAAGCGGGTCGTATTTGTGGTCGTGGCACTTGGCGCAGTTGATCGTCAGGCCCAGAAACGCTTTGGCCGTGTGTTCGATCGTGTCGTCGAGCCAGGTCGTGCGGTTGAAGAGATAATAGTTGCGGGCCAAAAAGCCCGTGGCCCGCAGCACGTCGCGGTCGGCGGGCGACACTTCGTCGCCGGCCAGCATCTCGACAATCATCCGGTCGTAACCCTTATCGGCATTGAGCGACTCGACGATCCAATCGCGCCAATGCCAGAGATGCTTCTGGCTGTTGCGCAATTGGTCGCCCAGGCCGAACCAGTCGCTGTAACGCCAGACGTCCATCCAATGCCTCCCCCATCGCTCGCCATACCGCGGACTGCCCAGCAGACGATCGACGACCCGCTCGTAGGCGTCGGCCCGCTCGTCCGTCAGAAAGGCGTGCAGCTCGTCGCGCCTCGGCGGCAGGCCGATCAGATCGAGATAGACCCGCCGCAAGAGCAACGACTTCGGCGTTTCGCCCACGGGTTTCAACTCCAGCCGCTCCTGCTCGGCCGCCAGCAGGGCGTCGATCGGGTTTCGCAGGCCGGGCGACTGCGCGGCGGGTGACACTGCCGCATCCGGGCCGGCGGGACGCCGACGCCGCAACGCGGGCCGTTGCGGCCGTTGAAACGCCCAATGTTGTCGCGGATCCGCTTCCGGTTGCTCGTCGGTCGGTGCCGGCGCCCCCGCGGCAATCCACGCCGAGAGCCGGGCGATTTGTTCGGGCGTGAGCGGCTTTCCTTCCGGCGGCATTCGCTCCGCCTCGTCGGCGGCGGCAACGCGCTTCAGCAGCAGGCTTTGCTCGACGTTGCGGGCCACGACCGCCGGCCCACTGTCGCCGCCCTGGAGCAACGCGGCCGCGGTATCGGCGCGCAATCCGCTTTCTTGCTTGAGCGCCCCATGACAGGCGAAACAGCGTTCTTTAAGCAGGGGTTTGACTTCGCGCAAATAATCGACGGCCTTCGCCGCCGGCGAGGTCGAAAGCCAAACCGCGATAGTGATGACCGTCAGGTTTCGCACAAGCAACCCAGGCATGCCCCCATCATCGCCCAAGCGTCCGGCAAAAATCAACTGTCGGATTCCGACAGTTGGCCAATGGTGGGGGCAAGCCCCGTGGTGGCGGGTCCGGATCGACGCCGATCTTCATCGCCGCGCGAATCGCCGCCAGGCAGGCGCCGCGATCGGTGCGGAAATCCAGAAGACCAGCAAGACTTCGACGGAGTATCGCAAAACCGAAAACGAAACGCACGAGGTCGAGCGCGGGGGCGACTACGAAA
This DNA window, taken from Pirellulales bacterium, encodes the following:
- a CDS encoding DUF1553 domain-containing protein, whose amino-acid sequence is MPGLLVRNLTVITIAVWLSTSPAAKAVDYLREVKPLLKERCFACHGALKQESGLRADTAAALLQGGDSGPAVVARNVEQSLLLKRVAAADEAERMPPEGKPLTPEQIARLSAWIAAGAPAPTDEQPEADPRQHWAFQRPQRPALRRRRPAGPDAAVSPAAQSPGLRNPIDALLAAEQERLELKPVGETPKSLLLRRVYLDLIGLPPRRDELHAFLTDERADAYERVVDRLLGSPRYGERWGRHWMDVWRYSDWFGLGDQLRNSQKHLWHWRDWIVESLNADKGYDRMIVEMLAGDEVSPADRDVLRATGFLARNYYLFNRTTWLDDTIEHTAKAFLGLTINCAKCHDHKYDPLSQLDYYRLRAVFEPHQVRLDVCPGEVDLERDGLPRAFDAHLDATTWLHRRGNEKDPDKSRSIDPGAPAALAGEFAVSPIDLPPESFSPAVQPFVLDDQLRATDREIDLKRAALAKARDDLAAAEQRDAEQSPLVPASGSDQPLTTAAARLAAAVAEKTLLAAELRPDQLRAAHAAAVAQSRDMPGDEIMKLVTAAALASRRYELAKTAEQLALAEQRLAAADDKARPEVEKQLHAAREALAKAEAAVAQPGDKYIPIRASLKALEGPDEKADSRDAPYPHASTGRRTALARWIARRDNPLTARVAVNQIWMRHFGQPLVESVEDFGRRAPRPPLIDLLDWLAVELMDAGWSMKHLHRLMVTSRAYRLSTSIAGAEEATVKSDPDNAFFWRRRPMRMESQVVRDSLLQLAGALDPAMGGPTLDPKQDVTVFRRSLYFTHSRDHRHEFLSMFDDADIFRCYRRTESIVPQQALTMANSRLTLAMARQLAGRLNLELGPVDDALFVDAAFETVLCRLPDGEERAACLESLSRIKQLLTTQNHPLPEARAREDLVHALLNHNDFVTIR